One Brachybacterium aquaticum genomic region harbors:
- a CDS encoding ATP-grasp domain-containing protein — translation MTDGTAAGSDIPTVVIGSAGRRLYLVDWFRDAFASLGMQGRVVVTENDPSSAAAGYGDLGRLMPRYTDPDYGPALLDLVDELRPALFLSVNDYELMHLHVDTDLGTQMRSRGVLVPGVSRAWQSASADKLMMATALERIGVGTPETVTGDDAGGIARLAARSEQLVVKHRLGSGSSGLALVPAARVDEALAAAVAGAPRREDRPPSGQDVVVQPRLRGIEHGVDIVGDLHAPGDLRAVLARRKERMRAGETDKAMTVPPEPFVGAATAIARAAELSGLIDVDMFLDEAADGGRVCVIDINPRFGGGYPFVHLAGADVPRYCVAAAFARPLDGGWRDYEIGAVSAKYESVRLTAREGSAAPACSGGRAVR, via the coding sequence ATGACCGACGGGACCGCAGCGGGGAGCGACATCCCCACCGTCGTGATCGGCTCCGCCGGTCGGCGGCTCTACCTCGTGGACTGGTTCCGTGATGCCTTCGCCTCCCTCGGCATGCAGGGCAGGGTGGTGGTGACCGAGAACGACCCCTCCAGCGCCGCCGCCGGGTACGGGGACCTGGGCCGGCTCATGCCCCGCTACACCGACCCCGACTACGGCCCCGCCCTGCTCGACCTCGTCGACGAGCTGCGCCCGGCCCTGTTCCTCTCCGTGAACGACTACGAGCTCATGCACCTCCACGTCGACACCGACCTCGGCACGCAGATGCGCTCCCGCGGCGTCCTCGTGCCCGGGGTGTCCAGGGCCTGGCAGAGCGCGAGCGCGGACAAGCTCATGATGGCCACCGCGCTCGAGCGCATCGGGGTGGGCACCCCCGAGACCGTCACCGGTGACGACGCCGGGGGGATCGCACGGCTGGCCGCACGCTCCGAGCAGCTGGTGGTCAAGCACCGGCTGGGCAGCGGCTCCTCCGGGCTCGCCCTCGTCCCCGCCGCCCGGGTCGACGAGGCGCTCGCCGCTGCCGTCGCCGGTGCGCCGCGCCGTGAGGACCGGCCGCCCAGCGGACAGGACGTGGTGGTCCAGCCGCGCCTGCGCGGGATCGAGCATGGCGTCGACATCGTCGGCGACCTGCATGCGCCGGGCGACCTGCGCGCCGTCCTCGCCCGCCGCAAGGAGCGCATGCGCGCCGGCGAGACCGACAAGGCGATGACCGTGCCGCCCGAGCCGTTCGTCGGGGCGGCCACCGCGATCGCTCGCGCCGCCGAGCTCTCCGGCCTCATCGACGTGGACATGTTCCTCGACGAGGCGGCCGACGGGGGGCGGGTGTGCGTCATCGACATCAACCCGCGCTTCGGCGGCGGCTACCCGTTCGTGCACCTCGCCGGTGCGGACGTGCCCCGATACTGCGTCGCCGCAGCCTTCGCCCGGCCGCTGGACGGGGGGTGGCGGGACTACGAGATCGGAGCCGTGAGCGCCAAGTACGAGAGCGTTCGCCTCACTGCTCGGGAAGGGTCTGCAGCGCCGGCGTGTTCCGGCGGCCGCGCGGTGCGGTGA
- a CDS encoding glycosyltransferase family 4 protein, with translation MTDRQPLPVDAPLRVVIIANFTSDTAERNDRFNDLACRFAERGADVELVTSQFSHSTKTMRRAVPGGTGYTITHVREPGYAKNVSFARLRSQAAFADAVGKHLVTIDPVPDLVLAATPPPAVADVAGAYAKRIGAAFVVDVQDIWPEAFSMVSVLPAPVIDLLFSSMNRHSADGYRRADRVVGVSHTFIEAAVAHGADPARTSVVYLGTDLGNFDRCAAGSDPLAAQAVAAADERSAFPTVGYAGGLSASYDLRLVIDALALLARERPTGPTPSLVVMGDGALRAEFEAYAQGKGLDVTFTGNLPYPDMVRTLAKCRIAVNPIVADSAGSVLNKAGDYAAAGLPVVNSQESAEYRELLERYGAGISCATGDAQDMAAAFRTLIDDPSLRRRKGLGSRRMAEELFDRSVTYERMVDELSALARSRVPRGSTSRLTAPRGRRNTPALQTLPEQ, from the coding sequence ATGACCGATCGCCAGCCCCTCCCCGTCGACGCACCGCTGCGGGTCGTCATCATCGCCAACTTCACCTCCGACACTGCCGAGCGCAACGACCGGTTCAACGACCTGGCCTGCCGGTTCGCCGAGCGAGGCGCGGACGTGGAGCTCGTGACCTCGCAGTTCTCCCACAGCACCAAGACGATGCGCCGGGCGGTGCCCGGCGGGACCGGGTACACGATCACTCACGTGCGCGAGCCCGGGTACGCGAAGAACGTCTCCTTCGCCCGCCTGCGCAGCCAGGCCGCCTTCGCCGACGCCGTGGGCAAGCACCTGGTCACGATCGATCCGGTGCCGGACCTGGTCCTGGCGGCCACGCCGCCGCCTGCGGTGGCGGACGTCGCCGGCGCCTATGCGAAGCGGATCGGGGCCGCCTTCGTGGTCGACGTGCAGGACATCTGGCCCGAGGCGTTCTCCATGGTCTCCGTACTGCCCGCGCCCGTGATCGACCTGCTGTTCTCGTCGATGAACCGCCACAGCGCCGACGGGTACCGCCGCGCGGACCGGGTCGTCGGCGTCTCGCACACCTTCATCGAGGCGGCGGTGGCCCACGGCGCCGATCCCGCGCGCACCTCGGTGGTGTACCTCGGCACGGACCTGGGGAACTTCGACCGCTGCGCGGCCGGGTCGGATCCGCTGGCGGCGCAGGCCGTCGCGGCGGCCGACGAGCGCAGCGCCTTCCCCACCGTCGGCTACGCGGGCGGCCTGAGCGCGAGCTACGACTTACGGCTCGTCATCGACGCCCTCGCGCTGCTCGCGCGCGAGCGACCGACGGGCCCGACGCCCTCGCTGGTGGTGATGGGCGACGGCGCCCTGCGCGCCGAGTTCGAGGCCTACGCACAGGGCAAGGGCCTGGACGTCACCTTCACCGGGAACCTCCCCTACCCGGACATGGTGCGCACCCTCGCGAAGTGCCGGATCGCGGTGAACCCGATCGTCGCGGACTCGGCAGGCAGTGTGCTGAACAAGGCCGGCGACTATGCGGCGGCCGGACTTCCGGTCGTGAACTCGCAGGAGTCCGCCGAGTACCGCGAGCTGCTCGAGCGCTACGGTGCCGGGATCTCCTGCGCGACGGGCGATGCGCAGGACATGGCCGCGGCGTTCCGCACCCTGATCGACGACCCGTCCCTGCGCCGACGCAAGGGGCTGGGCAGCCGACGCATGGCGGAGGAGCTGTTCGACCGCTCGGTGACCTACGAGCGAATGGTGGACGAGCTGAGCGCGCTCGCCCGCAGCCGGGTCCCGCGCGGCAGCACGTCCCGGCTCACCGCACCGCGCGGCCGCCGGAACACGCCGGCGCTGCAGACCCTTCCCGAGCAGTGA
- a CDS encoding arsenate reductase/protein-tyrosine-phosphatase family protein, whose translation MTPPSILTLCTANICRSPVAQAVLGTALAETGITVTSAGTHAATGASATPEAISYTRSALGTELEHVSRRLDSAMLLGSDLVLTMTVDMRGWAAREEPRSLRRTFTLLELARIVPELSPAETFADMRQFAHRCARLRTRVLGGPGDLDIADPYGGPAEGYTRAFTQVHAAAGVVAQAIIRTVEAARRPAAGTVAEAGPEGEP comes from the coding sequence ATGACCCCGCCCTCGATCCTCACGCTGTGCACCGCCAACATCTGCCGCTCCCCGGTGGCGCAGGCGGTCCTCGGCACCGCGCTGGCCGAGACCGGGATCACCGTCACCAGCGCCGGCACCCACGCCGCGACCGGCGCCTCCGCCACGCCCGAGGCGATCTCGTACACCCGCAGCGCGCTGGGGACCGAGCTCGAGCACGTCTCGCGCCGGCTGGACTCCGCCATGCTCCTGGGCTCCGATCTGGTACTCACGATGACCGTGGACATGCGCGGCTGGGCCGCTCGTGAGGAGCCCCGCTCGCTGCGTCGCACCTTCACGCTGCTGGAGCTGGCACGGATCGTGCCCGAGCTGTCGCCGGCGGAGACCTTCGCCGATATGCGCCAGTTCGCGCACCGCTGCGCCAGGCTGCGCACACGGGTGCTCGGCGGGCCCGGCGACCTCGACATCGCCGATCCCTACGGCGGCCCCGCCGAGGGGTACACCCGCGCGTTCACGCAGGTCCACGCCGCGGCGGGTGTCGTGGCCCAGGCGATCATCCGCACCGTCGAGGCCGCGCGGAGGCCAGCTGCCGGGACCGTCGCCGAGGCGGGTCCCGAGGGCGAGCCGTGA
- a CDS encoding lipopolysaccharide biosynthesis protein, with product MSPTRTAPHAPRPALARLRAPLQEIGLNTIAFGIIIAIQQLLVFPGISRMTDAAGFSQVILLITLSTIVVNVIGTEASKVALIRSEAYRSKGLPWDAPRLVLLSTLVVGALLALVAVVMQVPWHLIVQYAAITVLGIVRSYATTPDKYDGKFGRVVRVHSIYAAGAVVGLLLIPWTGTAFTPFLLAEALSVIAVLVVRARHRVVAETLRRTEEFTATSRSFIGLATIALLVNAVTYLDRLTITPLIGATALAIYYSASALSSSLSLITNPMGNAMLARLGRMDTARQGQMFAQGLLLAAPLVLVCWAGSFVIALGGLLVLYPTHFEAAVPLLAPVSLAAAFSNAVALLSPLLQRFLRVRRLLWFYLPYTLVYLAAITLFSTLWGLTGFAWASALANGVLFGMYVVQIRLSSQHGRSPAGEPTPEAAPVPDPDPSSKRA from the coding sequence GTGTCGCCCACGCGCACCGCTCCCCACGCCCCGCGGCCCGCGCTCGCCCGGCTGCGCGCCCCGCTGCAGGAGATCGGCCTGAACACGATCGCCTTCGGGATCATCATCGCGATCCAGCAGCTGCTGGTCTTCCCGGGGATCTCGCGGATGACGGACGCGGCAGGGTTCTCGCAGGTCATCCTGCTGATCACCCTGTCCACGATCGTGGTGAACGTGATCGGCACCGAGGCGTCGAAGGTCGCGCTGATCCGGAGCGAGGCCTACCGCTCCAAGGGCCTGCCCTGGGACGCCCCGCGCCTGGTGCTGCTGAGCACGCTCGTGGTCGGCGCGCTGCTGGCCCTCGTCGCGGTGGTCATGCAGGTGCCCTGGCACCTCATAGTGCAGTACGCCGCGATCACGGTGCTCGGCATCGTGCGCAGCTACGCGACCACGCCGGACAAGTACGACGGGAAGTTCGGCCGGGTGGTGCGCGTCCACTCGATCTACGCCGCGGGCGCCGTGGTGGGGCTGCTGCTGATCCCGTGGACCGGCACCGCCTTCACCCCGTTCCTGCTGGCCGAGGCGCTGTCCGTGATCGCCGTGCTCGTGGTGCGGGCCCGCCACCGGGTGGTGGCGGAGACGCTGCGGCGCACCGAGGAGTTCACCGCGACCTCGCGGTCCTTCATCGGCCTGGCCACGATCGCACTGCTCGTCAATGCCGTCACCTACCTGGACCGGCTGACGATCACGCCGCTGATCGGGGCGACGGCCCTGGCGATCTACTACAGCGCCTCGGCGCTCTCGAGCAGCCTGTCCCTGATCACCAACCCGATGGGCAATGCGATGCTCGCGCGGCTGGGCCGGATGGACACCGCCCGGCAGGGGCAGATGTTCGCGCAGGGTCTGCTGCTGGCCGCCCCGCTGGTGCTGGTGTGCTGGGCGGGGAGCTTCGTGATCGCCCTCGGCGGTCTGCTCGTGCTGTACCCCACGCACTTCGAGGCGGCCGTGCCGCTGCTGGCCCCGGTCTCGCTCGCGGCCGCGTTCTCCAACGCCGTCGCCCTGCTCTCCCCGCTGCTGCAGCGGTTCCTGCGCGTGCGGCGCCTGCTGTGGTTCTACCTGCCCTACACCCTGGTCTACCTCGCGGCGATCACCCTGTTCAGCACCCTGTGGGGGCTGACCGGCTTCGCCTGGGCCAGCGCCCTGGCCAACGGCGTCCTGTTCGGAATGTACGTCGTCCAGATCCGCCTCTCGTCCCAGCACGGACGCAGCCCCGCAGGGGAACCCACCCCTGAGGCTGCGCCCGTCCCCGATCCCGACCCGTCCAGCAAGAGAGCGTGA
- a CDS encoding O-antigen ligase family protein: MGTRAAAARGAHSARVLGIVVGFGVLAGAWWVLVLVGASARGAELGASARYLAFPLALLLGLGIGRLGARRAGGGAGVLIPAAAASAALVLLLVPLYANAQAAAGVQLVALSGLMLRGVRARSRPPSSADGGAVPRPERVALLTLALCAVTVVLGVLLAVRSQAAAILLLPVAAAAVLPAVGAGRRTGSVRAVAVAGLGAIAAAIAAVLLLARAETWPRELRETESLSYARHSLWSDALLLWSAHPLTGAGPGAFYDYSATARSEEHLRAVHSSILQVGSEFGLLGALLLLVVLAAGVLLAARGDPGPALLGIAAWSALAVHSMIDHLYEFPVVVILAGLVVGWAGARPPRPTGPPIPTALPQAPSPAKSPSDACSGQQSHRGSRGGGQPLRGEFSERSRPRLSREVPPRS, from the coding sequence ATGGGGACCCGTGCCGCAGCTGCTCGCGGAGCGCACAGCGCGCGCGTTCTCGGCATCGTCGTCGGGTTCGGCGTGCTGGCCGGAGCCTGGTGGGTCCTGGTCCTCGTCGGGGCGTCGGCCCGTGGCGCGGAGCTCGGCGCCTCCGCCCGGTACCTCGCCTTCCCACTCGCCCTGCTGCTGGGTCTCGGGATCGGTCGACTCGGCGCACGCCGGGCGGGGGGAGGTGCCGGCGTGCTGATCCCGGCCGCCGCGGCCTCGGCGGCGCTCGTGCTGCTGCTGGTCCCGCTGTACGCCAACGCGCAGGCCGCGGCCGGGGTGCAGCTCGTGGCGCTCAGCGGCCTCATGCTCCGCGGCGTGCGGGCGCGATCGCGTCCTCCTTCATCGGCCGACGGGGGCGCGGTGCCCCGGCCGGAGCGCGTCGCGCTGCTCACCCTGGCGCTCTGCGCCGTGACCGTCGTGCTCGGGGTGCTGCTCGCCGTGCGGTCCCAGGCCGCGGCGATCCTCCTGCTCCCGGTCGCCGCGGCCGCGGTGCTCCCCGCGGTCGGCGCAGGCAGGAGGACTGGGAGCGTGCGTGCGGTCGCCGTCGCGGGACTCGGGGCGATCGCGGCGGCGATCGCGGCGGTCCTGCTCCTCGCCCGGGCGGAGACCTGGCCGCGCGAGCTACGCGAAACGGAGAGCCTGAGCTATGCCCGCCATTCCCTGTGGAGCGATGCCCTGCTGCTCTGGTCCGCGCACCCGCTGACCGGTGCCGGTCCGGGGGCGTTCTACGACTACTCGGCGACCGCCCGCTCCGAGGAGCACCTGCGGGCCGTGCACTCCTCGATCCTCCAGGTCGGCTCGGAGTTCGGCCTTCTCGGGGCGCTGCTGCTGCTCGTCGTGCTCGCTGCCGGCGTTCTCCTTGCCGCCCGCGGTGACCCTGGTCCTGCCCTCCTCGGCATCGCCGCCTGGTCCGCCCTCGCCGTCCACTCGATGATCGACCACCTCTACGAGTTCCCGGTCGTGGTGATCCTCGCCGGCCTCGTGGTCGGCTGGGCCGGAGCGCGCCCGCCGCGCCCCACCGGCCCGCCCATCCCTACCGCCTTGCCACAAGCGCCCTCGCCTGCGAAGAGTCCGTCTGATGCCTGCTCGGGTCAGCAGTCGCATCGGGGCAGTCGCGGTGGAGGACAGCCGCTTCGTGGCGAGTTCTCCGAGCGTTCCCGGCCACGTCTATCGCGCGAAGTACCTCCTCGAAGCTAA
- a CDS encoding MATE family efflux transporter: MVAFAGHNGGVQDAAPSPDDERARRTVDRDILRLAIPSLGALVAEPMFVLVDSAFIARVSTTSLAGLGLASTVLTTVVGLAVFLAYSTTAAVARSFGAGRTREAISRGIDACSLALLVGAAAALALVVAGQPLLALFGPSPEVLAEATVYLRLSALGLPAMLAVQAATGLVRGMQNATLPLAVAVGGALLNIPLNWMLIFGLELGIAGSAIGTIIAQWGMALVLLAVIVRRARRERIALRPQLGNLVAVGRDAVPMFVRTLSLRVVLISATVVATRLGDVQLAAHQLTNTVFNVLALALDSLAIAGQALTGRFLGASDPDTVRAVTRRLMVWGVGGGAVISVLLLGASYTVPEVFTPDVAVQESLRAALWILVITQPVAGYVFVLDGVLMGAGDAPYLAKAGTLIAIAILPGAVAVWLWSPEGPLGLAMLWLACNFLFMVLRAISLGLRVRTDDWMRLGG, translated from the coding sequence ATGGTCGCGTTCGCGGGCCACAATGGTGGGGTGCAGGACGCAGCCCCCTCCCCCGACGACGAGCGGGCCAGGCGCACCGTCGACCGGGACATCCTGCGCCTCGCGATCCCGAGTCTCGGCGCACTGGTCGCCGAGCCGATGTTCGTGCTCGTCGACTCCGCGTTCATCGCCCGGGTCTCCACCACCTCGCTCGCGGGGCTCGGCCTCGCCTCCACCGTGCTCACCACCGTGGTGGGCCTCGCGGTGTTCCTCGCCTACTCGACGACCGCCGCGGTGGCGCGCTCCTTCGGCGCGGGTCGCACCCGTGAGGCGATCTCCCGCGGCATCGACGCGTGCTCGCTCGCCCTGCTGGTCGGTGCCGCCGCCGCGCTCGCCCTGGTCGTCGCCGGCCAGCCGCTGCTGGCCCTGTTCGGCCCCTCCCCCGAGGTGCTCGCCGAGGCGACGGTCTACCTGCGCCTGAGCGCCCTCGGCCTGCCCGCCATGCTCGCCGTGCAGGCGGCGACGGGGCTGGTGCGCGGGATGCAGAACGCGACATTGCCGCTCGCGGTCGCCGTGGGCGGGGCGCTGCTGAACATCCCCCTGAACTGGATGCTGATCTTCGGCCTGGAGCTCGGGATCGCGGGCTCCGCGATCGGCACGATCATCGCCCAGTGGGGTATGGCGCTGGTGCTGCTGGCCGTGATCGTGCGTCGCGCCCGCCGCGAGCGGATCGCCCTGCGCCCACAGCTGGGCAACCTCGTGGCGGTGGGGCGGGACGCGGTGCCGATGTTCGTGCGCACCCTCAGCCTGCGCGTCGTGCTGATCTCCGCGACCGTGGTCGCGACCCGCCTCGGCGACGTGCAGCTGGCCGCCCACCAGCTCACCAACACCGTCTTCAACGTGCTGGCGCTCGCGCTGGACTCCCTGGCGATCGCGGGGCAGGCCCTGACCGGCCGGTTCCTCGGCGCCTCCGATCCGGACACCGTCCGCGCGGTGACCAGGCGGCTGATGGTGTGGGGCGTGGGCGGCGGCGCGGTGATCTCGGTGCTGCTGCTCGGGGCGAGCTACACGGTCCCGGAGGTGTTCACCCCGGACGTCGCCGTGCAGGAGAGCCTGCGCGCCGCGCTGTGGATCCTGGTGATCACCCAGCCCGTCGCCGGGTACGTGTTCGTGCTGGACGGGGTGCTGATGGGCGCGGGGGACGCCCCCTACCTCGCCAAGGCGGGCACGCTCATCGCGATCGCCATCCTGCCGGGCGCGGTAGCGGTGTGGCTGTGGTCGCCAGAGGGTCCGCTGGGCCTGGCGATGCTGTGGCTGGCCTGCAACTTCCTGTTCATGGTGCTGCGGGCGATCAGCCTGGGCCTGCGGGTGCGGACCGACGACTGGATGCGGCTCGGGGGGTGA
- a CDS encoding glycine C-acetyltransferase: MYTDLKDQLTAELDEIEQAGTFKHARVITTAQSNRITAGPVGRDGAEVLNFCANNYLGLADDARLVNAAKTALDERGFGMASVRFICGTQDLHLDLEKKLSAFLGTEDTILFSSCFDANGAVFEPLFGKEDAIISDELNHASLIDGIRLSKAARYRYRNADLDDLRTQLEVAAQQNDGQGARRTIIVTDGVFSMDGFLAPLPGICDLADEFGALVMVDDSHAVGFMGETGAGTPEHFGVSERVDIYTGTFGKALGGASGGYVSGRREIVAMLRQKGRPYLFSNSLAPSITAATVQALELVEGSAELRATLFRNAELFRSRMSEEGFELLPGEHAIVPVMLGDAALAGRMADAMLDHGVYVTAFSYPVVPKGKARIRVQLSAAHTEEDVEAAVQAFVAARAEVQAG; this comes from the coding sequence ATGTACACGGACCTCAAGGACCAGCTGACCGCCGAGCTCGACGAGATCGAGCAGGCCGGCACCTTCAAGCACGCGCGCGTCATCACCACCGCGCAGAGCAACCGGATCACCGCCGGTCCCGTCGGCCGGGACGGCGCCGAGGTGCTGAACTTCTGCGCCAACAACTACCTCGGCCTCGCCGACGACGCCCGCCTCGTCAACGCCGCGAAGACCGCCCTGGACGAGCGCGGCTTCGGCATGGCCTCGGTCCGCTTCATCTGCGGCACCCAGGACCTCCACCTCGACCTGGAGAAGAAGCTCTCCGCCTTCCTCGGCACCGAGGACACGATCCTGTTCTCCTCCTGCTTCGACGCCAACGGCGCAGTGTTCGAGCCGCTGTTCGGCAAGGAGGACGCGATCATCTCCGACGAGCTGAACCACGCCTCCCTCATCGACGGGATCCGCCTGTCCAAGGCCGCCCGCTACCGCTACCGCAACGCCGACCTCGACGACCTTCGCACCCAGCTCGAGGTCGCCGCCCAGCAGAACGACGGTCAGGGTGCACGCCGCACGATCATCGTCACCGACGGCGTGTTCTCCATGGACGGCTTCCTCGCACCGCTGCCCGGCATCTGCGACCTCGCCGACGAGTTCGGGGCGCTCGTGATGGTGGACGACTCCCACGCGGTCGGGTTCATGGGCGAGACCGGCGCGGGCACCCCCGAGCACTTCGGCGTCTCGGAACGGGTGGACATCTACACCGGCACCTTCGGCAAGGCCCTCGGCGGGGCCAGCGGCGGCTACGTCTCCGGTCGTCGCGAGATCGTCGCGATGCTGCGCCAGAAGGGCCGCCCCTACCTTTTCTCCAACTCGCTGGCCCCTTCGATCACCGCCGCGACCGTGCAGGCGCTCGAGCTGGTCGAGGGCAGCGCCGAGCTGCGCGCCACGCTGTTCCGCAACGCCGAGCTGTTCCGCTCCCGCATGAGCGAGGAGGGCTTCGAGCTGCTCCCCGGCGAGCACGCGATCGTGCCGGTGATGCTCGGCGACGCCGCGCTCGCCGGCCGCATGGCCGATGCGATGCTCGACCACGGCGTCTACGTCACCGCGTTCTCCTACCCGGTGGTGCCGAAGGGGAAGGCGCGCATCCGCGTGCAGCTCTCCGCCGCCCACACCGAGGAGGACGTCGAGGCTGCGGTGCAGGCCTTCGTCGCCGCCCGGGCCGAGGTGCAGGCGGGCTGA
- a CDS encoding polysaccharide biosynthesis tyrosine autokinase gives MAAQRYLTILRERWVSMLFTILLVLGAAAGVTALQKPVYESSTSIFVLTDAGTSVADRSTAADYARQQISTYADLVATPLVLGPVVDELGLTVTPQQLAEDLAADVPEETLLITLTARAGSAAEAARIANAVAESLQARVQELESTNAPSAVSLTIVSPAVPANRPASPDPLQNAALGLMAALAAGVLVALLRDLLDNKVRKTDDIHLLTDASVLASVPMVRSSKPLSSLSDLDVMGLQGEAYRELRTNLRFLELQSSNHALMVTSSVKGEGKSMTSINLAAALARTGQQVLLIDADLRDPSVHKYLGIEGGAGLTTVLIGDATLEDVVQPLDLDGLTVLASGPMPPNPGELLDSEPMAALLAEATSRYDVVLLDTAPLTAAPDAAALARHVPATLFVVGSGVARRAQVSAALARLRMVEVRLLGIVLNGVPRSDHSTYSQVYGAPAQHAAAPQPSAHRAAAQADAVPPAAAAAAVAAPRGRRSRRAFPRGSDASSAERPGTSTGGPADASTMGPVEGSAGRRADDFSDTEELQVGGPRHSSGAGHHGP, from the coding sequence ATGGCCGCACAGCGTTATCTCACCATCCTGCGCGAGCGATGGGTCTCGATGCTGTTCACCATCCTGCTCGTGCTCGGAGCGGCCGCCGGGGTCACCGCGCTCCAGAAGCCCGTCTACGAGTCCTCCACCAGCATCTTCGTGCTTACCGATGCGGGCACGTCGGTGGCTGACCGCTCCACCGCCGCGGACTACGCACGCCAGCAGATCAGTACCTACGCGGACCTCGTCGCCACCCCGCTGGTCCTCGGCCCTGTGGTCGACGAACTGGGGCTGACGGTCACCCCCCAGCAGCTCGCGGAGGACCTCGCCGCCGACGTGCCCGAGGAGACGCTTCTGATCACCCTCACCGCTCGGGCGGGGTCGGCCGCGGAGGCCGCGCGGATCGCAAACGCGGTCGCGGAGAGCCTGCAGGCGCGGGTCCAGGAGCTCGAGAGCACCAACGCGCCGTCGGCCGTGAGCCTCACGATCGTCTCCCCCGCCGTCCCCGCGAACCGACCCGCCTCCCCCGATCCCTTGCAGAACGCGGCGCTCGGGCTGATGGCCGCGCTGGCGGCCGGGGTCCTCGTCGCCCTGCTGCGGGACCTGCTGGACAACAAGGTGCGCAAGACCGACGACATCCACCTCCTCACCGACGCGTCGGTGTTGGCGAGCGTCCCGATGGTGCGATCGTCCAAGCCGCTGTCCTCGCTGTCCGACCTGGACGTGATGGGTCTGCAGGGCGAGGCCTATCGAGAGCTGCGCACCAACCTGCGCTTCCTCGAGCTGCAGAGCAGCAACCACGCGCTGATGGTGACCTCCTCCGTGAAGGGCGAGGGGAAGTCGATGACCTCGATCAACCTGGCCGCGGCGCTCGCCCGGACCGGGCAGCAGGTGCTGCTCATCGATGCGGACCTGCGCGATCCCTCCGTGCACAAGTACCTCGGCATCGAGGGCGGGGCGGGGCTGACGACGGTGCTGATCGGCGACGCGACGCTCGAGGACGTGGTCCAGCCCCTCGACCTCGACGGCCTGACGGTCCTCGCGAGCGGTCCGATGCCGCCGAACCCCGGGGAGCTCCTGGACAGCGAGCCCATGGCGGCTCTGCTCGCCGAGGCCACCTCCCGCTACGACGTGGTGCTGCTGGACACCGCGCCGCTGACCGCCGCACCCGATGCAGCCGCGCTCGCGCGGCACGTCCCGGCGACCCTCTTCGTGGTGGGCAGCGGTGTGGCCCGCCGTGCCCAGGTCAGCGCGGCGCTGGCCAGGCTGCGGATGGTCGAGGTGCGGCTGCTCGGCATCGTGCTGAACGGCGTACCGCGCAGCGACCACTCCACGTACTCGCAGGTCTACGGCGCCCCCGCCCAGCACGCCGCCGCCCCGCAGCCCTCTGCGCACCGCGCCGCCGCCCAGGCGGACGCGGTCCCCCCGGCCGCGGCCGCCGCGGCGGTGGCGGCGCCCAGGGGCCGGCGGAGTCGCCGCGCGTTCCCCCGCGGGTCCGACGCCTCGTCGGCCGAACGTCCCGGCACGTCGACGGGCGGGCCTGCCGACGCCTCGACCATGGGCCCGGTCGAGGGGTCGGCCGGCCGCCGGGCCGACGACTTCAGCGACACCGAGGAGCTGCAGGTCGGTGGCCCGCGACATTCCTCCGGCGCCGGCCACCACGGGCCATGA